A stretch of Mycobacterium sp. ITM-2016-00316 DNA encodes these proteins:
- a CDS encoding class I SAM-dependent methyltransferase: MTTPRADASTLTGVSETALLTLLVRATEARRADRIIDDPVAVDLVDGIDFDFGKFGSAKRQDMALRALAFDRETKNYLRAHPSATVVALAEGLQTSFYRLDACDVGHDFRWHTVDFPPVVAVREKLLPPSERISVSAQSALDFSWMDDVDDSQGVFITAEGLLMYLQPTEALALITECAKRFPGGQVMFDLPPHWFAWWARQGLLRPSLRYTVPPMPFSLSVSQAADLAHTIPGVRAAHDVELPEGRGTVLNALIWASYRLPVIDQLRGVTTRLEFG; the protein is encoded by the coding sequence GTGACTACCCCGCGAGCCGATGCCAGCACCTTGACCGGAGTTTCCGAGACCGCACTGTTGACGCTGCTGGTCCGCGCGACCGAAGCCCGCCGGGCCGACAGGATCATCGACGACCCGGTGGCCGTCGACCTGGTGGACGGCATCGACTTCGATTTCGGGAAGTTCGGATCGGCCAAACGCCAGGACATGGCGTTACGCGCGCTGGCTTTCGACCGCGAGACGAAGAACTATCTGCGCGCGCATCCGTCGGCGACGGTGGTGGCACTCGCCGAGGGTCTGCAGACCAGCTTCTACCGGCTCGACGCCTGCGACGTCGGACACGACTTCCGTTGGCACACGGTCGATTTCCCGCCTGTCGTGGCGGTCCGGGAGAAGCTGTTGCCGCCTTCGGAACGCATCTCGGTGAGCGCACAGTCCGCACTGGACTTCAGCTGGATGGACGACGTCGACGATTCCCAGGGCGTCTTCATCACCGCTGAGGGCCTGCTGATGTACCTGCAGCCCACCGAAGCGCTCGCGCTGATCACCGAATGCGCCAAGCGTTTTCCCGGCGGACAGGTGATGTTCGACCTGCCGCCCCACTGGTTCGCATGGTGGGCGCGTCAAGGTCTGCTGCGCCCCTCGCTGCGGTACACGGTGCCACCGATGCCGTTCAGCCTGTCGGTATCGCAGGCCGCCGACCTGGCGCACACCATCCCCGGGGTGCGGGCGGCGCACGATGTGGAGTTGCCGGAAGGCCGTGGCACGGTGCTCAACGCGCTGATCTGGGCGTCCTACCGACTCCCGGTGATCGATCAGCTGCGCGGGGTCACAACGCGGCTGGAATTCGGCTGA